One window from the genome of [Mycobacterium] stephanolepidis encodes:
- the yidC gene encoding membrane protein insertase YidC yields MFDWFSLGFIYYPVSAIMWVWYKLFAYLLGPKNFFAWGLSVMFLVFTLRAILYKPFVRQIRTTRQMQELQPQIKALQKKYKNDRQRMALEMQKLQREHGFNPILGCLPMLAQIPVFLGLFHVLRSFNRTTGGFGQVHMSVEANRATGNYIFSAGDVANFLDANLFGAPLGATMIQTTGLDAFTEFNRWAVAGVSIPLMVIAGVATYFNSRASIARQSPEAQANPQTQIMNRLALYVFPLGVVVGGPFLPIAIILYWVSNNIWTFGQQHYVFNHIAKEEEEKKQADLERRAANAPKPGAKPTRGGKNQPAKQADESDSTEIVESAGTDEDTGGQASPDSTNGSGTTSRTPKPGARPDRRRKR; encoded by the coding sequence ATGTTTGATTGGTTCAGTCTCGGGTTCATCTACTACCCCGTCTCGGCGATCATGTGGGTTTGGTACAAGCTGTTCGCGTACCTGCTGGGTCCCAAGAACTTCTTCGCATGGGGGCTGTCGGTGATGTTCCTCGTTTTCACCCTCCGCGCGATCCTGTACAAGCCTTTCGTGCGGCAGATCCGGACCACCCGGCAGATGCAGGAACTGCAGCCACAGATCAAGGCCCTGCAGAAGAAGTACAAGAACGACCGCCAGCGCATGGCGCTGGAGATGCAGAAGCTACAGCGCGAGCATGGTTTCAATCCGATCCTGGGCTGCTTGCCGATGCTGGCGCAGATCCCGGTGTTCCTGGGTCTGTTCCATGTCTTGCGTTCGTTCAACAGAACCACCGGTGGCTTCGGCCAGGTGCACATGTCGGTGGAGGCGAACCGCGCCACGGGCAACTACATTTTCAGCGCGGGCGACGTGGCCAACTTCCTGGACGCGAACCTGTTCGGCGCACCGCTGGGCGCCACGATGATTCAGACGACGGGTCTTGACGCATTCACCGAATTCAATAGATGGGCTGTCGCGGGTGTCTCGATACCGTTGATGGTCATCGCTGGCGTCGCGACCTACTTCAACAGCCGCGCCTCCATTGCGCGACAGAGCCCCGAGGCCCAAGCCAACCCGCAGACCCAGATCATGAACCGACTGGCGCTGTACGTGTTCCCGCTCGGTGTGGTCGTGGGTGGTCCGTTCCTGCCGATCGCAATCATCCTGTACTGGGTGTCCAACAACATTTGGACTTTCGGTCAGCAGCACTACGTCTTCAACCACATCGCCAAGGAAGAAGAAGAGAAGAAGCAGGCGGATCTGGAGCGGCGGGCAGCCAATGCCCCGAAGCCGGGTGCCAAGCCGACGCGCGGCGGAAAGAACCAGCCGGCGAAACAAGCAGACGAGTCCGACAGCACCGAGATAGTGGAGTCAGCTGGTACGGACGAGGACACCGGGGGACAGGCTTCCCCGGACTCCACCAATGGATCAGGTACGACGAGCCGCACCCCGAAGCCGGGTGCTCGGCCCGATCGTCGCCGCAAGCGCTAA
- the yidD gene encoding membrane protein insertion efficiency factor YidD — MKSRPARAVIFLIRLYQTWVSPMRLPSCRFMPTCSQYAVEALSVHGLVRGGWLATIRLLKCGPWHHGGWDPIPERHTKHEDVEHVSVRRSTADV, encoded by the coding sequence ATGAAAAGCCGCCCCGCACGCGCGGTGATCTTCCTGATTCGCCTGTATCAAACCTGGGTCTCGCCGATGCGACTGCCCAGTTGCCGGTTTATGCCGACCTGTAGCCAGTATGCGGTGGAGGCATTGAGTGTGCACGGACTGGTCCGCGGCGGCTGGTTGGCCACGATCCGTCTACTGAAGTGTGGGCCCTGGCACCACGGTGGATGGGATCCGATTCCTGAACGCCATACGAAGCACGAAGACGTAGAGCACGTGAGCGTGCGGAGGAGTACAGCGGATGTTTGA
- the rnpA gene encoding ribonuclease P protein component produces MLPTRHRMTKSSEFRQTVKRGVRTAHADLVIHLQRGCVGSTAADVEGPKVGLIVGKSVGGAVVRHRVSRRLRHVAAEVLPTLEPVDRMVIRALPSSSTALSASLRQQLRDGVNRSVRRLEPTPERQP; encoded by the coding sequence GTGTTACCGACTCGACACCGGATGACCAAATCATCCGAATTCCGGCAGACCGTCAAGCGTGGAGTGCGAACTGCCCACGCGGACTTGGTGATTCATCTGCAACGCGGCTGCGTGGGCTCCACTGCAGCTGACGTTGAGGGCCCCAAGGTCGGTTTGATCGTCGGTAAATCGGTTGGCGGCGCGGTAGTGCGCCACCGAGTGTCTCGTCGGCTCCGGCATGTTGCCGCAGAGGTGCTCCCCACACTTGAACCCGTGGACCGCATGGTGATCAGAGCGCTGCCCAGTAGCAGCACCGCACTCTCGGCGAGTCTGCGTCAGCAATTGCGAGATGGGGTCAATCGATCGGTGCGCCGGTTGGAACCCACACCAGAGCGGCAGCCATGA